A genome region from Campylobacter concisus includes the following:
- the fliG gene encoding flagellar motor switch protein FliG, giving the protein MSIKLNDKQKMIYDDLSMPEKIAILLIQLGEEATALIFSHMDVDVITEISGYIATAKNIDKQVASAVLEEFYALMQSNQYMRSGGLEYAKEILYRTFGPEAAQKILDKLAKSMENSKSFGYLDKIKPQQLADFIIKEHPQTIALILAHMDSTSAAETLSFFSDELRSEVVIRMANLGDISPSVIKRVSTVLEGKLESLTSYKVEVGGPRAVAEVLNRLGQKASKSTIERIEQSDDKLATTIKELMFTFEDIINLNATAIREILKNVDKKDLMVAFKGSSDGIKDKFLSNMSQRAAEAFKEEMQYLGAVRVKDVEEAQRRIVETVQTLADQGVFQVGEADEMIE; this is encoded by the coding sequence ATGTCAATAAAGCTAAATGATAAGCAAAAAATGATTTATGACGATCTATCGATGCCTGAAAAGATTGCTATTTTGCTGATCCAGCTTGGCGAAGAGGCAACTGCTCTTATATTTTCTCACATGGATGTTGATGTCATCACTGAAATTTCAGGCTATATCGCAACCGCAAAAAACATAGACAAACAAGTCGCAAGTGCCGTACTAGAAGAATTTTACGCGCTAATGCAGTCAAATCAATATATGAGAAGTGGTGGTTTAGAGTACGCAAAAGAAATTCTTTACCGCACATTTGGTCCAGAGGCTGCTCAGAAAATTTTAGACAAGCTTGCAAAAAGCATGGAAAACTCAAAAAGCTTTGGCTATCTTGATAAGATAAAACCACAACAGCTTGCAGACTTTATCATAAAAGAGCACCCTCAAACCATAGCGCTAATACTAGCTCACATGGACTCAACAAGTGCTGCTGAAACGCTTAGCTTTTTCTCAGATGAGTTAAGAAGCGAAGTCGTTATTAGAATGGCAAATCTTGGTGATATTAGCCCATCGGTAATTAAGCGTGTTTCAACCGTACTTGAGGGTAAACTCGAAAGTCTTACATCTTATAAAGTCGAAGTTGGCGGTCCAAGAGCTGTGGCAGAAGTGCTTAATAGACTTGGGCAAAAAGCTAGTAAAAGCACGATTGAGCGTATTGAGCAAAGCGATGATAAGCTTGCAACAACGATTAAAGAGCTTATGTTTACATTTGAAGATATTATCAACCTTAACGCAACTGCGATTAGAGAAATTCTTAAAAATGTCGACAAAAAAGACCTTATGGTCGCATTTAAGGGCTCAAGCGACGGCATAAAGGATAAATTTTTATCAAATATGTCTCAGCGTGCAGCAGAAGCTTTTAAAGAGGAGATGCAATATCTTGGTGCGGTGCGTGTAAAAGATGTTGAAGAGGCTCAAAGACGCATAGTAGAGACAGTGCAAACTCTAGCTGATCAAGGTGTATTCCAAGTCGGCGAAGCAGATGAGATGATAGAATGA